From Streptomyces sp. Edi4, one genomic window encodes:
- the meaB gene encoding methylmalonyl Co-A mutase-associated GTPase MeaB, with protein MIDVDAYVKGVLDGKRAIVARAITLVESTHPRHRAPAQELLTTLLPHSGKARRIGVSGVPGVGKSTFIDAFGTRLTSAGHRVAVLAVDPSSSRTGGSILGDKTRMERLAVDPAAFVRPSPTAGTLGGVAKATRESIVVMEAAGYDVVLVETVGVGQSETAVANMVDSFLLLTLARTGDQLQGIKKGVLELADVIAVNKADGPHEQDARSAARELAGALRLMHGKDAFWTPPVLSCSARESKGLDAVWERLEHHRGLLESTGRLAAKRRDQQVDWTWTMVREELLARLRSDPGVRALTPTLEQRVREGELTATLAAEQILETFGGTGS; from the coding sequence GTGATCGATGTCGACGCCTATGTGAAAGGGGTCCTCGACGGGAAGCGCGCGATCGTCGCGCGCGCCATCACGCTCGTCGAGTCCACCCACCCCCGTCACCGGGCGCCGGCCCAGGAGTTGCTGACCACGCTCCTGCCGCACAGCGGCAAGGCGCGTCGGATCGGTGTGAGCGGCGTGCCCGGTGTCGGCAAGTCGACGTTCATCGACGCGTTCGGCACCCGGCTGACCTCGGCCGGTCACCGGGTGGCGGTGCTCGCGGTGGACCCCTCCTCCAGCCGTACGGGGGGTTCGATCCTGGGTGACAAGACCCGGATGGAGCGCCTGGCCGTCGACCCGGCGGCGTTCGTACGCCCCTCCCCCACCGCCGGCACGCTCGGCGGGGTCGCCAAGGCGACGCGCGAGTCGATCGTGGTGATGGAGGCGGCGGGTTACGACGTCGTCCTGGTGGAGACGGTCGGCGTCGGCCAGTCGGAGACGGCGGTCGCCAACATGGTCGACTCCTTCCTGCTTCTGACGCTTGCCCGCACCGGTGATCAGCTCCAGGGCATCAAGAAGGGCGTCCTCGAACTCGCCGACGTGATCGCCGTCAACAAGGCGGACGGGCCGCACGAGCAGGACGCGCGGTCCGCCGCGCGGGAGCTGGCGGGCGCGCTGCGTCTGATGCACGGCAAGGACGCGTTCTGGACGCCGCCCGTCCTGAGTTGCAGCGCCCGGGAGTCGAAAGGACTCGACGCGGTCTGGGAACGCCTTGAACACCACCGGGGCCTGCTCGAATCCACCGGCCGGCTCGCCGCGAAGCGGCGCGACCAGCAGGTCGACTGGACGTGGACGATGGTGCGCGAAGAACTCCTCGCCCGGCTGCGCTCCGACCCCGGTGTCCGCGCCCTGACGCCGACGCTCGAACAGCGGGTCAGGGAGGGGGAGTTGACGGCCACGCTCGCCGCAGAGCAGATCCTGGAGACGTTCGGCGGGACCGGGAGCTGA
- a CDS encoding FAD-dependent monooxygenase produces MAHTDTADVLIVGAGPVGLSAAAELARHGVRGRVIDRLPARLPYAKAVGIQPRTLELWDRMGLVRDILETAVPLRGQLAYVNGVAQPRLDLVLPPEVPYGFAALPQYETERLLEEYLAGLGVAVERGTELTSFCQDPDGVTACLTTASGDEEEVRVGHLVGCDGAHSTVRKGLGLSFEGAALPQEYMLADVEVDWEMPPGFSVRSTHRAEGGSIDDALVCVPLPGANRYRLSMLAPPGRTTGPAGRPRPDQDPPGAARGAAGTDDAGQVAHGLGGSRVPALSDIQAVVDRLVPTGAALSALRWSSVFRISHRIVDRYGEGRVFVAGDAAHIHPPTGAQGMNTGIQDACNLAWKLALVVHRAAAPALLATYDAERRPVGEEVVGRTTVRHSSDGSQLGTGDDPHTLILREAQLLVGYRQGPLATRPYGPADAPQPGDRAPDCAGLTAPPLAAYEMRLLDVLRGCPGHVVLLYLSDPDDAAAAAAAAGAVAASGLLPAAPASPAARPTRTVAIVTREADPSVSGAVSALSELSRLPVPGYLDTAGEFARLYRPGGPTGFVIRPDGQLGARFPLSGAGAALRDYLTALSMAA; encoded by the coding sequence GTGGCACACACTGACACCGCCGACGTGCTGATCGTGGGCGCGGGGCCGGTCGGTCTGAGCGCGGCCGCCGAACTCGCCCGGCACGGGGTGCGTGGCCGCGTCATCGACCGGCTGCCGGCCCGGCTGCCCTACGCCAAGGCCGTGGGCATCCAGCCACGCACCCTGGAGCTGTGGGACCGGATGGGCCTGGTCCGCGACATCCTGGAGACAGCGGTTCCGTTGCGGGGGCAGCTGGCGTACGTCAATGGTGTCGCGCAGCCGCGCCTCGACCTCGTCCTGCCGCCCGAAGTGCCGTACGGGTTCGCCGCGTTGCCCCAGTACGAGACCGAACGCCTCCTTGAGGAGTATCTGGCGGGCCTTGGCGTAGCCGTCGAACGGGGCACCGAACTCACGTCCTTCTGTCAGGACCCGGACGGAGTGACTGCGTGCCTGACCACCGCATCCGGGGACGAGGAGGAGGTCAGGGTGGGACACCTCGTCGGCTGCGACGGCGCGCACAGCACCGTCCGCAAGGGGCTCGGGCTCTCTTTCGAGGGGGCGGCCCTCCCCCAGGAGTACATGCTGGCCGACGTCGAGGTGGACTGGGAGATGCCGCCCGGCTTCAGTGTCCGCTCCACGCACCGCGCCGAGGGCGGCTCCATCGACGACGCGTTGGTGTGCGTGCCGTTGCCCGGCGCGAACCGCTACCGCCTGTCGATGCTGGCTCCTCCCGGCCGCACCACCGGGCCGGCCGGCCGCCCCCGGCCGGACCAGGACCCGCCGGGGGCGGCTCGGGGCGCGGCCGGGACGGACGACGCCGGCCAAGTGGCGCACGGGCTGGGCGGAAGCAGGGTCCCTGCGCTGTCCGACATCCAGGCCGTGGTCGACCGCCTCGTGCCGACCGGGGCGGCTCTTTCCGCCCTGCGATGGTCCTCGGTCTTCCGCATCAGCCACCGGATCGTCGACCGCTATGGCGAGGGGCGGGTCTTCGTGGCGGGGGACGCGGCGCACATCCATCCGCCCACCGGCGCCCAGGGCATGAACACCGGCATCCAGGACGCCTGCAACCTGGCCTGGAAGCTCGCGCTGGTCGTCCACCGCGCGGCGGCCCCGGCCCTGCTCGCGACCTACGACGCCGAGCGCCGCCCGGTCGGCGAGGAGGTCGTGGGGCGGACCACCGTCCGGCACTCCTCGGACGGCTCACAACTGGGCACGGGCGACGATCCGCACACCCTGATCCTGCGCGAGGCCCAGCTGCTCGTCGGCTACCGCCAGGGGCCGCTGGCCACGCGTCCCTACGGACCGGCCGACGCGCCCCAGCCCGGCGACCGCGCCCCGGACTGCGCCGGGCTCACCGCGCCGCCCCTGGCCGCCTACGAGATGCGCTTGCTCGACGTCCTGCGCGGGTGCCCGGGCCACGTGGTGCTGCTCTACTTGAGCGACCCGGACGACGCGGCCGCCGCGGCCGCGGCGGCCGGAGCGGTCGCGGCCTCGGGTCTCCTGCCGGCCGCCCCGGCATCCCCCGCGGCGCGGCCGACGCGGACCGTCGCCATCGTCACCCGGGAGGCGGACCCGTCCGTGTCCGGCGCCGTTTCGGCCCTGTCCGAGCTCTCCCGCCTGCCGGTCCCCGGCTACCTGGACACCGCCGGTGAGTTCGCACGGCTGTACCGTCCCGGGGGGCCGACCGGATTCGTCATCCGTCCGGACGGTCAGCTGGGCGCCCGGTTCCCGCTGTCCGGGGCCGGGGCAGCATTGCGCGACTACCTCACGGCCCTTTCGATGGCCGCCTGA
- a CDS encoding helix-turn-helix transcriptional regulator produces the protein MAARVLSPVPDEEPDSQDFGAAPPARVLGLKLRAMRIAANQRGKDVVAAGVISSTSMLSRYETGNRAARPDLRTVVRLAEFYGRGDEESLRTLTRLFDDANKRRWWTDYSDVVDTSLDELMTVESAAKEIRTYSGSLVPGLLQTSDYAHAIMQVPYMGKPDNPAIKRRWEVRRRRQQVLEAPDAPDYSAVIAEAALRTWVGGRKVMRGQLRHLFNLAENRDRVHIRIFTDRAWEKACPLTTSMTVFKFAAPGEADMVYREGMNSGGAWLSDTADVDLHAASMLELIQHSLGKEETLALLDRLITAFADED, from the coding sequence GTGGCCGCACGCGTTCTTTCTCCGGTCCCGGACGAGGAACCGGACAGCCAGGACTTCGGCGCGGCGCCGCCCGCGCGCGTACTGGGTCTGAAGCTGCGGGCGATGCGGATCGCGGCCAACCAGCGCGGCAAGGACGTGGTGGCCGCAGGGGTGATCAGCTCCACGTCGATGCTCAGCCGGTACGAGACGGGCAACCGGGCCGCGCGGCCCGATCTGCGGACGGTGGTGCGGCTCGCGGAGTTCTACGGCCGAGGCGACGAGGAGTCGCTGCGGACGCTGACCCGCCTCTTCGACGACGCGAACAAGCGCCGGTGGTGGACCGACTACAGCGACGTGGTGGACACGTCCCTGGACGAGCTCATGACCGTCGAGAGCGCCGCCAAGGAGATCCGTACGTACTCCGGCTCGCTGGTGCCCGGCCTGTTGCAGACCTCCGACTACGCGCACGCCATCATGCAGGTCCCCTACATGGGCAAGCCCGACAACCCGGCGATCAAGCGCCGCTGGGAGGTGCGCCGCAGGCGCCAGCAGGTGTTGGAGGCGCCCGACGCGCCGGACTACTCGGCGGTGATCGCCGAGGCGGCGCTGCGTACGTGGGTGGGCGGCCGCAAGGTGATGCGCGGCCAGCTGCGGCACTTGTTCAACCTCGCCGAGAACCGCGACCGCGTGCACATCCGGATCTTCACGGACCGGGCGTGGGAGAAGGCGTGCCCGCTGACCACCTCGATGACCGTCTTCAAGTTCGCCGCGCCCGGCGAGGCGGACATGGTGTACCGGGAAGGCATGAACAGTGGCGGGGCCTGGCTGAGCGACACCGCCGATGTCGATCTGCATGCCGCGTCCATGCTGGAGCTGATCCAGCACAGTCTCGGCAAGGAGGAGACGCTGGCCCTGCTGGACCGGCTCATCACCGCGTTCGCGGACGAGGACTAG
- the scpA gene encoding methylmalonyl-CoA mutase has translation MGIPDFSGIELGSPSADGGAEAWHDAARAAAGGAAPLWETPEGIAVKSLYTGHDLEGLDFLDTYPGIAPYLRGPYPTMYVNQPWTIRQYAGFSTAEESNAFYRRNLAAGQKGLSVAFDLPTHRGYDSDHPRVTGDVGMAGVAIDSIYDMRQLFDGIPLDRMTVSMTMNGAVLPVLALYIVAAEEQGVPAEKLAGTIQNDILKEFMVRNTYIYPPKPSMRIISDIFAYTSQRMPRYNSISISGYHIQEAGATADLELAYTLADGVEYIRAGREAGLDVDAFAPRLSFFWAIGMNFFMEIAKLRAARLLWAKLVKQFDPQNTKSLSLRTHSQTSGWSLTAQDVFNNVTRTCVEAMAATQGHTQSLHTNALDEALALPTDFSARIARNTQLLLQQESGTTRVIDPWGGSAYVEKLTHDLARRAWQHIQEVERAGGMAKAIDAGIPKLRIEEAAARTQARIDSGRQPVIGVNKYRVESDEQIDVRAVDNSSVRAQQIDKLRRLRAERDGRACQDALDALTRAAGGEGNLLELAVNAARAKATVGEISDALEKVYGRHASQIRTISGVYRNEAGQSPSVERTRVLVSAFEEAEGRRPRILVAKMGQDGHDRGQKVIATAFADLGFDVDVGPLFQTPAEVARQAVEADVHIVGVSSLAAGHLTLVPALREQLAEEGREDIMIVVGGVIPPQDVPTLLDMGAAAVFPPGTVIPDAAHDLVRRLAADLGHEL, from the coding sequence ATGGGAATCCCCGACTTCTCCGGAATCGAGCTGGGGAGCCCGTCGGCCGACGGTGGCGCCGAAGCGTGGCACGACGCCGCCCGGGCGGCGGCCGGCGGCGCCGCGCCGCTGTGGGAGACCCCGGAGGGCATCGCGGTCAAGTCGCTGTACACCGGCCATGACCTGGAAGGCCTCGACTTCCTCGACACCTACCCGGGCATCGCCCCGTATCTGCGCGGCCCGTACCCGACGATGTACGTCAACCAGCCCTGGACGATCCGTCAGTACGCGGGTTTCTCCACGGCCGAGGAGTCCAACGCCTTCTACCGCCGCAACCTCGCGGCCGGCCAGAAGGGCCTGTCGGTCGCGTTCGACCTGCCCACCCACCGCGGGTACGACAGCGACCACCCCCGGGTGACCGGTGACGTCGGCATGGCGGGCGTGGCGATCGACTCCATCTATGACATGCGCCAGCTCTTCGACGGCATTCCGCTGGACAGGATGACCGTGTCGATGACGATGAACGGCGCCGTACTGCCGGTGCTCGCGCTGTACATCGTGGCGGCGGAGGAGCAGGGTGTGCCGGCCGAGAAGCTGGCGGGGACCATCCAGAACGACATCCTCAAGGAGTTCATGGTCCGCAACACCTACATCTATCCGCCGAAGCCGTCGATGCGGATCATCTCCGACATCTTCGCCTACACCTCGCAGCGGATGCCGCGCTACAACTCGATCTCCATCTCGGGTTACCACATCCAAGAGGCCGGTGCCACAGCCGACCTGGAGCTCGCGTACACCCTCGCCGACGGCGTGGAGTACATTCGCGCCGGGCGCGAGGCCGGCCTGGACGTGGACGCGTTCGCGCCCCGGCTCTCCTTCTTCTGGGCGATCGGCATGAACTTCTTCATGGAGATCGCCAAGCTGCGCGCGGCCAGGCTCCTGTGGGCGAAACTGGTCAAGCAGTTCGACCCGCAGAACACCAAGTCGCTTTCCCTGCGCACCCATTCACAGACCTCGGGCTGGTCGCTGACCGCGCAGGACGTGTTCAACAACGTGACGCGTACGTGTGTGGAGGCGATGGCGGCGACGCAGGGCCACACCCAGTCGCTGCACACCAACGCCCTCGACGAAGCGCTCGCGCTGCCCACCGACTTCTCGGCGCGCATCGCCCGCAACACCCAGCTGCTGCTCCAGCAGGAGTCGGGCACGACGCGGGTCATCGATCCCTGGGGCGGCAGTGCCTACGTCGAGAAGCTGACCCACGACCTCGCGCGCCGTGCCTGGCAGCACATCCAGGAGGTCGAGCGGGCCGGCGGCATGGCCAAGGCCATCGACGCCGGGATCCCCAAGCTGCGTATCGAGGAGGCGGCGGCGCGCACCCAGGCCCGTATCGACTCCGGTCGTCAGCCGGTCATCGGCGTCAACAAGTACCGCGTGGAGAGCGACGAGCAGATCGACGTGCGGGCCGTCGACAACTCCTCCGTGCGCGCCCAGCAGATCGACAAGCTGCGCCGCCTGCGCGCCGAACGCGACGGGCGGGCCTGCCAGGACGCGCTGGACGCGCTGACCCGCGCGGCCGGCGGCGAGGGCAACCTCCTGGAGCTGGCCGTGAACGCGGCCCGCGCCAAGGCGACCGTCGGTGAGATCTCCGACGCACTGGAGAAGGTGTACGGCCGGCACGCGAGCCAGATCCGTACGATTTCCGGTGTGTACCGCAACGAAGCAGGACAGTCCCCCTCCGTGGAGCGCACCCGCGTTCTGGTGTCCGCGTTCGAGGAGGCCGAGGGGCGCCGCCCGCGCATCCTGGTCGCCAAGATGGGCCAGGACGGTCACGACCGGGGTCAGAAGGTGATCGCCACCGCCTTCGCCGACCTCGGATTCGACGTGGACGTCGGCCCGCTGTTCCAGACGCCCGCCGAGGTCGCCCGCCAGGCCGTCGAGGCGGACGTGCACATCGTCGGTGTCTCCTCGCTGGCCGCCGGGCACCTCACCCTCGTACCGGCCCTGCGCGAGCAGCTTGCCGAGGAGGGCCGCGAGGACATCATGATCGTGGTGGGCGGTGTGATCCCGCCGCAGGACGTGCCGACGCTGCTGGACATGGGCGCCGCCGCCGTGTTCCCGCCCGGGACGGTGATCCCCGACGCGGCGCACGACCTGGTGCGTCGCCTGGCCGCCGACCTCGGGCACGAGCTGTGA
- a CDS encoding SAM-dependent methyltransferase: MHWESIISIDVSTPSVARMYDFLINGTDNYASDRAACRTLLELAPSTRELALINRAFLARSVRYLAQECGIRRFLDHGSGLPTRPNVHQVAQESQPGAQVVYLDNDPLVHAHGRLMLAEDMKTTAAIEADMRDVEGNFARPEVRRLLDDGEPVAALFVSVLHCVPDGDDPWQLVKDVADRLPDGSFLVISQLTSDDAQLRESITEFMRETTGGTWGRVRSSAEVRRYFDGLVLHKADGPVEVSTWYPDTDIAPRQATQEWIEYGGVGKVVRGAKL, translated from the coding sequence CTGCATTGGGAGAGCATCATTTCCATCGACGTCAGCACGCCCAGCGTGGCGCGCATGTACGACTTCCTCATCAACGGGACCGACAACTACGCCTCGGACCGGGCCGCATGCCGGACCCTGTTGGAACTGGCGCCGAGCACCCGGGAACTCGCCCTGATCAACCGGGCGTTCCTGGCCCGCTCGGTGCGCTACCTCGCCCAGGAGTGCGGCATCCGTCGCTTCCTCGACCACGGCTCGGGCCTGCCGACCCGGCCCAACGTCCATCAGGTCGCCCAGGAGTCCCAGCCCGGCGCCCAGGTCGTCTACCTCGACAACGACCCCTTGGTGCATGCCCATGGCCGGCTCATGCTCGCCGAGGACATGAAGACCACCGCCGCGATCGAAGCCGACATGCGAGACGTGGAGGGCAACTTCGCGCGCCCCGAGGTGCGCCGGCTGCTGGATGACGGCGAACCGGTCGCGGCCCTGTTCGTGTCGGTCCTTCACTGCGTACCCGACGGCGACGATCCCTGGCAGCTCGTGAAGGACGTGGCCGACCGCCTGCCCGACGGCAGCTTTCTGGTCATCTCCCAGCTCACCAGCGACGACGCCCAACTGCGCGAAAGTATCACGGAGTTCATGCGCGAGACGACCGGTGGCACCTGGGGGCGCGTGCGTTCTTCGGCGGAGGTCAGGCGCTACTTCGACGGTCTCGTCCTGCACAAGGCCGACGGACCCGTCGAGGTCTCCACCTGGTATCCGGACACCGACATCGCACCGCGTCAGGCCACGCAGGAGTGGATCGAGTACGGCGGCGTCGGCAAGGTGGTCCGGGGCGCGAAACTCTAG
- a CDS encoding VOC family protein, whose translation MYVRRIVPNFQSEGEALAESSDFYGALGFEEVMNHGWIVTLASRDNPAVQLSLMSKDLTAPVAPDVSIEVEDVDAVHRAMVERGAEIVHPLTDEEWGVRRFFVRDPNGRVINVLSHP comes from the coding sequence ATGTACGTCCGCCGGATCGTCCCCAACTTCCAGTCCGAGGGTGAGGCTCTGGCCGAGAGCTCGGACTTCTACGGTGCGCTCGGCTTCGAGGAGGTCATGAATCACGGCTGGATCGTCACGCTCGCCTCCCGGGACAACCCCGCCGTGCAGCTGAGCCTGATGAGCAAGGACCTCACGGCTCCGGTCGCGCCCGATGTGAGCATCGAGGTCGAGGACGTGGACGCGGTCCACCGGGCGATGGTGGAGCGCGGCGCCGAGATCGTCCACCCCCTGACGGACGAGGAGTGGGGCGTGCGCCGCTTCTTCGTGCGCGACCCGAACGGCCGCGTGATCAACGTGCTCAGCCACCCGTGA
- a CDS encoding DUF397 domain-containing protein → MADYDNGVRADAIENAVWMKATASDAYNDCVEIARLPEGEVALRNSRFPAGPALIFTSSELAAFLDGARKGEFDQMVG, encoded by the coding sequence ATGGCGGACTACGACAACGGTGTACGGGCGGACGCGATCGAGAACGCGGTGTGGATGAAGGCGACCGCGAGCGACGCCTACAACGATTGCGTCGAAATTGCGCGGTTACCCGAGGGCGAGGTGGCGCTGCGCAACTCCCGCTTCCCTGCGGGGCCGGCGTTGATCTTCACCTCCTCCGAGCTGGCGGCCTTCCTCGACGGCGCGCGCAAGGGCGAGTTCGACCAGATGGTTGGCTGA
- a CDS encoding MarR family transcriptional regulator: protein MATKSRDGRVDLPGFFADLVRCETRLYNALNDRLRDRHGIVTSQYEFLSFLRAHPGSRVAELAAEFAIGIGATSKGADRLAKQGWVVRRPHPSDRRSSLLDLTDDGLRLVEAAQATFDRTLAELTAGALDGPDGQAAARAVAHLRSALERDQVGLPTG from the coding sequence ATGGCAACCAAGTCACGTGACGGCCGGGTCGACCTCCCGGGTTTCTTCGCCGACCTCGTCCGCTGCGAGACGCGCCTCTACAACGCGCTCAACGACCGCCTGCGGGACCGGCACGGGATCGTCACCTCGCAGTACGAGTTCCTCAGCTTCCTGCGCGCCCACCCCGGGTCGCGGGTGGCGGAACTCGCCGCCGAGTTCGCCATCGGGATCGGCGCCACGAGCAAGGGCGCCGACCGCCTGGCGAAACAGGGGTGGGTCGTGCGGCGCCCGCACCCGTCGGACCGCCGCTCCTCCCTCCTGGACCTGACGGACGACGGCCTGCGACTGGTCGAGGCGGCGCAGGCCACCTTCGACCGGACGCTGGCCGAGCTGACCGCCGGCGCGCTGGACGGCCCCGACGGTCAGGCCGCCGCGCGGGCCGTCGCGCACCTGCGCTCCGCACTCGAACGCGACCAGGTCGGCCTGCCCACCGGGTGA
- a CDS encoding VOC family protein, whose protein sequence is MIRKLQAVALDCADPVRLAEFYAELLGGHVVEDPTDPGWVEVRGFEGTPLACQRVDGYRAPAWPGQQRPQQMHLDFDVDDLDVEEKRALALGATLLERTDQSRPEANWRVYADPAGHPFCLCVH, encoded by the coding sequence ATGATTCGCAAGCTCCAGGCCGTCGCGTTGGACTGCGCCGATCCGGTACGGCTGGCGGAGTTCTACGCGGAGTTGCTGGGCGGCCACGTGGTCGAGGACCCCACGGACCCCGGCTGGGTCGAGGTGCGCGGGTTCGAGGGCACGCCGCTCGCCTGCCAGCGCGTCGACGGATACCGGGCGCCCGCGTGGCCCGGTCAGCAGCGACCGCAGCAGATGCACCTCGACTTCGACGTGGACGACCTCGACGTCGAGGAGAAGCGGGCGCTTGCCCTCGGCGCGACCCTGCTGGAACGGACGGATCAGTCCCGCCCCGAGGCCAACTGGCGGGTCTACGCCGACCCGGCGGGCCACCCGTTCTGCCTCTGCGTCCACTGA
- a CDS encoding methylmalonyl-CoA mutase subunit beta → MTVLPDDGLSLAAEFPDATLEQWHSLVAGVLRKSGKEASGEAAEDALSTALEDGLRTRPLYTAHTTAPDAVSPGLSGLPGSPGFPGFAPFVRGSRPEGNTASGWDVRQQHTVGDGPTVLADLENGVTSLWLVLGEGGFPVSSLGRVLDGVHLDLAPVVLDAGRDVEAAAGELLRLYEERGLAKDAARGNLGADPLGHQARTGEELDFAPTASLALRCAERYPGLRALTVDALPHHEAGGSAAQELGASLSAGVAYLRELTDAGLSVQQACGQLEFRYAASADQFLTIAKLRAARRLWARVAEVCGAPGAGAQRQHAVTSPVMMTRRDPWVNMLRTTLATLAAGVGGADAVTVLPFDHALGLPDAFARRIARNTSTILIEESHLSRVIDPAGGSWYVERLTDELAHAGWEFFRRLEGLGGLGAALRSGELGADLAATWRERGTRLAERREPITGVSEFPHLDERPVEREPQPARPSGGLPRVRRDEAYEALRARSDAHLAATGSRPRIFLATLGPAAAHTGRATFAANLFQAGGIEAVTEGTFEDSGATEACLCSSDAVYEEQAEDAARSLADAGARHVFLAGRPGQLTGVDSYVFAGCDAVAVLTATLDRMGVS, encoded by the coding sequence ATGACGGTCCTGCCTGACGACGGGCTCTCTCTGGCCGCCGAGTTCCCTGACGCGACCCTTGAGCAGTGGCACAGCCTCGTGGCTGGTGTCCTGCGCAAGTCGGGCAAGGAAGCCTCCGGCGAGGCAGCGGAGGACGCCCTGTCCACCGCGCTGGAGGACGGGTTGCGCACCCGTCCCCTGTACACCGCGCACACCACCGCGCCCGACGCTGTCTCCCCCGGCCTCTCCGGTCTCCCCGGGTCTCCCGGCTTTCCCGGGTTCGCTCCCTTCGTACGAGGGAGCAGGCCCGAGGGCAACACGGCGAGCGGCTGGGACGTACGCCAGCAGCACACGGTCGGCGACGGCCCCACCGTGCTCGCGGATCTGGAGAACGGCGTCACCTCGCTGTGGCTGGTGCTCGGCGAGGGCGGCTTCCCCGTGTCCTCGCTCGGCCGGGTCCTCGACGGCGTCCATCTCGACCTGGCGCCCGTCGTGCTCGACGCGGGCCGCGATGTCGAGGCCGCCGCAGGGGAGTTGCTGCGACTGTACGAGGAGCGGGGCCTCGCCAAGGACGCGGCGCGCGGCAACCTCGGCGCCGACCCACTGGGCCACCAGGCGCGTACGGGCGAGGAGTTGGACTTCGCGCCCACCGCGTCGCTCGCCCTGCGCTGCGCCGAGCGGTACCCGGGCCTGCGGGCGCTGACCGTGGACGCGCTGCCCCACCACGAGGCCGGCGGTTCGGCCGCGCAGGAACTGGGCGCCTCCCTTTCGGCCGGCGTCGCCTATCTGCGCGAGCTGACCGACGCCGGACTGAGCGTCCAACAGGCGTGCGGGCAGCTGGAGTTCCGGTACGCCGCGAGCGCCGACCAGTTCCTGACGATCGCCAAGCTGAGGGCGGCGCGCCGGCTGTGGGCGCGGGTCGCCGAGGTCTGCGGGGCGCCGGGGGCGGGGGCGCAGCGGCAGCACGCCGTGACCTCTCCCGTGATGATGACGCGCCGCGACCCGTGGGTGAACATGCTGCGCACCACGCTCGCCACCCTCGCGGCCGGAGTGGGCGGCGCCGACGCCGTCACGGTGCTGCCCTTCGACCACGCGCTCGGCCTTCCGGACGCCTTCGCCCGGCGCATCGCCCGCAACACCTCGACGATCCTGATCGAGGAGTCGCATCTGTCCCGGGTGATCGACCCGGCGGGCGGCTCCTGGTACGTGGAGCGCCTGACCGATGAACTCGCCCACGCGGGCTGGGAGTTCTTCCGCCGCCTCGAAGGGCTCGGCGGCCTCGGGGCGGCACTGCGCTCGGGCGAGCTCGGCGCGGACCTGGCCGCCACCTGGCGCGAGCGCGGCACGCGCCTGGCCGAGCGCCGCGAACCGATCACCGGGGTCAGCGAGTTCCCGCACCTGGACGAGCGCCCGGTGGAGCGCGAGCCTCAGCCCGCGCGCCCGTCCGGCGGACTGCCCCGGGTGCGGCGCGACGAGGCGTACGAGGCGCTGCGCGCCCGCTCGGACGCCCACCTCGCGGCGACCGGGTCCCGGCCCCGGATCTTCCTGGCCACGCTCGGCCCCGCCGCCGCCCACACCGGGCGCGCCACGTTCGCGGCCAACCTGTTCCAGGCGGGCGGCATCGAGGCCGTCACCGAGGGCACCTTCGAGGACAGCGGCGCCACGGAGGCCTGTCTGTGCTCCAGCGACGCGGTGTACGAGGAGCAGGCCGAGGACGCCGCCCGCTCGCTCGCCGACGCCGGCGCGCGCCACGTCTTCCTCGCCGGGCGCCCCGGGCAGCTGACCGGTGTGGACTCCTACGTCTTCGCTGGCTGCGACGCCGTCGCCGTACTCACCGCCACCCTCGACCGCATGGGAGTGTCCTGA